A region from the Flavobacteriales bacterium genome encodes:
- the carA gene encoding glutamine-hydrolyzing carbamoyl-phosphate synthase small subunit yields the protein MKYQVKPSALLVLQDGTVFQGKACGVIGTTTGEIAFNTGMTGYQEIFTDPSYLGQILVMASTHIGNYGVHKDEVESEGVKISGLVCKKFSPNYSRPSGESSLQTYFERDNIVGICEIDTRALVRHIRNAGAMNAIISSEILDVEVLKEKLKSVPSMDGLELSSRVSTTTAYTAGDANAPYKVALLDIGVKKNIVRCLTERGCYVKVFPMTASLEEMKAFEPDGFMLSNGPGDPSAMPDTIEKVKSIVASGIPVFGICLGHQVMALSQGLSTKKMHNGHRGINHPIKNLITGKSEITSQNHGFVVNMEEAKKREDIEVTHIHLNDGTLAGLRLKGKPVFSVQYHPEASPGPLDARYLFDDFVSNIKTYVAAKQKVS from the coding sequence ATGAAATACCAAGTGAAACCATCAGCTCTCCTCGTTCTTCAGGATGGTACCGTTTTCCAGGGCAAAGCCTGTGGCGTTATTGGCACCACAACCGGTGAAATCGCATTCAATACGGGAATGACCGGCTATCAGGAAATTTTTACCGACCCTTCGTATCTCGGTCAGATTTTAGTAATGGCCAGTACGCACATCGGAAACTATGGGGTTCACAAGGATGAAGTAGAATCTGAGGGAGTTAAAATTTCAGGACTCGTTTGTAAAAAATTCTCTCCGAATTATTCACGTCCCTCCGGCGAAAGTTCCCTGCAAACCTATTTCGAACGCGACAACATTGTAGGTATTTGCGAAATCGACACGCGCGCATTGGTACGCCACATCCGCAATGCGGGAGCGATGAATGCCATTATCTCTTCGGAAATTCTGGATGTAGAGGTGTTAAAAGAAAAATTGAAGTCGGTTCCTTCCATGGACGGACTCGAACTTTCTTCGCGGGTTTCCACAACAACAGCATATACTGCCGGTGATGCCAATGCTCCTTATAAAGTAGCGCTTTTGGATATCGGTGTAAAGAAAAATATAGTTCGTTGCTTAACCGAGCGCGGATGTTATGTAAAGGTATTTCCAATGACCGCTTCATTGGAAGAAATGAAAGCCTTTGAACCCGACGGTTTCATGTTGAGTAATGGTCCCGGAGATCCCTCTGCCATGCCCGACACCATTGAAAAAGTAAAATCGATTGTAGCTTCTGGCATTCCTGTATTTGGAATTTGTTTGGGTCACCAGGTGATGGCCTTATCGCAAGGACTCAGCACCAAAAAAATGCATAATGGTCACCGCGGTATCAACCACCCCATCAAAAATCTGATTACCGGAAAATCTGAAATCACTTCACAAAACCACGGATTTGTGGTGAATATGGAAGAAGCAAAAAAACGGGAGGATATTGAAGTGACGCATATTCATTTGAATGATGGCACACTTGCAGGATTGCGGTTAAAAGGCAAGCCTGTATTCTCCGTACAATACCATCCGGAAGCATCACCCGGACCACTGGATGCGCGCTACCTTTTTGATGATTTTGTAAGTAACATAAAAACCTATGTTGCAGCAAAACAAAAAGTGAGTTAA
- the eno gene encoding phosphopyruvate hydratase, translating into MSTIAQIEARQILDSRGNPTVEVDVITTNGVLGRAAVPSGASTGAHEAVELRDGDKKVYMGKGVTKAVQNVNDSINKELQGLPVFNQNIIDRLLIQLDGSPNKANLGANAILGVSLACAKAAAQEAGLPLFRYVGGVNACTLPIPLMNILNGGAHADNKIDIQEFMVMPVGAESFSDALRMGTEIFHHLKAVLKKAGHSTNVGDEGGFAPNLSSNEEAIETVLKAIETAGYKPGEDILIALDAASTEFYNPEKKLYLFESTGKQYTSDEMVNYWTEWSKKYPIASIEDGMAEDDWDGWKKLTDSIGSHVQLVGDDLFVTNTQRLAQGIEKGVANSILVKVNQIGTLTETVEAVELAKNWSYTSIMSHRSGETEDTTIADLAVALNCGQIKTGSASRSDRIAKYNQLLRIEELLGPSAIYPGKNFRYSR; encoded by the coding sequence ATGAGCACCATTGCGCAAATTGAAGCCCGACAAATTCTCGATTCGAGAGGGAATCCCACAGTAGAAGTTGATGTAATCACCACCAATGGTGTATTAGGAAGAGCCGCTGTTCCATCCGGTGCATCAACCGGAGCACACGAAGCCGTTGAATTGCGCGATGGAGATAAGAAAGTTTACATGGGTAAAGGCGTTACAAAAGCCGTTCAAAATGTAAATGATTCCATCAATAAAGAATTGCAGGGATTACCGGTGTTCAATCAAAATATCATTGACCGATTACTGATTCAACTTGACGGTTCTCCAAATAAAGCCAATCTCGGTGCGAATGCCATTTTAGGTGTTTCACTCGCCTGCGCAAAAGCAGCAGCACAAGAAGCCGGTTTACCGCTTTTCCGTTACGTAGGCGGAGTAAATGCATGTACCTTACCCATTCCATTAATGAACATCCTCAACGGAGGTGCGCATGCCGATAATAAAATAGACATTCAGGAATTTATGGTGATGCCGGTTGGTGCAGAAAGTTTCAGTGATGCCTTACGTATGGGAACCGAAATTTTCCATCACCTTAAAGCTGTGCTTAAAAAAGCAGGACATAGCACCAATGTTGGTGACGAAGGTGGTTTTGCTCCCAACTTAAGTTCGAATGAAGAAGCCATTGAAACCGTTTTGAAAGCCATTGAAACTGCAGGTTACAAACCGGGAGAAGATATTCTGATTGCTTTGGATGCCGCATCGACTGAATTCTACAATCCGGAGAAAAAATTATACTTGTTCGAATCCACCGGCAAGCAATACACCAGCGATGAAATGGTGAACTACTGGACGGAATGGTCGAAAAAATATCCGATTGCCTCTATCGAAGACGGAATGGCAGAGGACGATTGGGATGGTTGGAAAAAACTGACCGATTCAATTGGTAGTCACGTTCAATTAGTAGGCGATGATTTATTTGTAACCAACACCCAACGTTTAGCGCAGGGAATTGAAAAAGGTGTAGCTAATTCTATTCTTGTAAAAGTGAATCAGATTGGGACATTAACTGAAACCGTAGAAGCCGTTGAACTTGCAAAAAATTGGTCATACACTTCCATTATGTCGCACCGCTCCGGTGAAACAGAAGACACAACCATTGCAGATCTTGCCGTGGCATTGAATTGTGGCCAGATTAAAACCGGTTCTGCTTCACGCTCCGACCGGATTGCAAAATACAATCAGTTACTTCGTATTGAAGAATTGTTAGGTCCATCTGCTATTTACCCTGGAAAAAATTTCCGTTACAGCAGATAA